TGTGTAATTGTGCTGTTCATTTTACAAAGTTAGGCGAAGAATAAAGAAAGACAAAGGATTCTTTATCTATTTTTAGAACAGACTCATCTGTTCTACTTTGGGCAAAAACTTTGGTGGTATAATTGATAAGTTACAGTGTATATTGAGTTGACTTATCCAATAGTTAGCCATTTCGGGAGCGATATTATTTTCGCAAATATGTACAAACAAATATAAGCTAGATAAGCCTTGTTCAAACCATTGTTTTAACCGCAAAACCCACTCATCAATCCGTTTGTAATCGGAGGGGTGTTCGTTACCTACCCACCGAATCATGGCTACCGAATTGGAGAGGCTTTGATGACAAACATCGCGTCGGCCTGCTACATCAGTAATTACTGTACCCTTATGATAATGATTTAGCATGGCTAAAGTTTCTTGCCAAATGTTTGGGTATTTAAACCAATCTTCATGACGAAACTCGACCGAAACAGGTAGGTTCTCGGGAAGTTTTTGTAAGTATTTTTCTAAAATAGGTAATTGTTTAGGGCCAAACTGCGGAGCTAGCTGCAAAAAGCTGCTTCCAAGCTTGGGGCCTAAAGCTAAAATACTATTACAAAATGCTTCGGTTAAAGCATCACAATTTTGCAGTAATTTATCATGCGAGATAATTTGAGGAAATTTTGGACAAAAAGTAAATTTTTCATTCGATTCCCACTTCCAGCGTTCTATCGTTTCTTCTGTCGGAATTTGATAATGCGTTACATTAAGCTCTATGGTATTGAACTGCTTGGAGTATAGTCCCAACAATTCATGATTTTTGGCTGAAAATGGATATATTTTTCCATTCCAATCACGATTGGCCCAAACAGGACATCCCACAAAAACCTTGGGCTTTTGTGCTACCACTGGTTGAAGTACTTGTTGATTATATTGATTGTCGGATGGAAGCGTAAAGTTTACTCTTTCAACATCATATTTTGACAGCTTTCCAAAATCCATGAATAGGTAATTAATTGATGATTAATGAATAGAAATAATTTCCCGAAAGTTCAGAAACATTTCTGAATACTTAGTTAGTAATATGCAAAATATTAAAGCATATCAGATATATGATTTCTGTTTGATGGGCCTTATTCTGAGCTGATACAGCATCTCAACTTTTGCCCAAAAGAGTCTATTCATAAAAAATCCCGCCATTGCTAGCGGGGTTTTATTTATTGATACTTCTTATGGTTTTGCTTATTTGGGGTCTAAACCTTTTTCGATTCTAAACAAAATATCTTGTAAGTGGTATTTTGTCATTTTATCGGTAATCAAAGGTAAAGCAGCTTTTACTTCATCTTTCAAGCTCAACAAATGACCACGGCTTACCGACACTATATCTGTTTTGCGAGGGTCGACAGCTGGAGGAATAACTGTTCCTCTGAAAGAAAAACCTCCACTCATAGTAATTCCATTAGCATTGGTAGTAGCAATCAACTTTTCTACCAAAGCTTTTTGTAAATTTCTACGGAAAGTGTCTGTAGCTTTTTTAGTTTTTAATTCCGCAAAAACACTTGTACGAACATCCGTAAAAAGTTCGTCTAAGCCATAAGCACTAGCCAATTTGGTTTGAGTTTCAATTAATCTTTGCAAGCGGTCAATCGCAAAAACACTATTTAAGGCCGATTCTTGAATCTTCGAGATAGCATCTAAACCTTGGTCTGGGCGAATTCTTGACAAAATTTTCTCATCCAACAACCAGGAAGGTGTATCAAATACATATTTATTTAGCCAAACAATAGCCTCTTTTTGAGTTGCTTTAGGTGTAGGTTCATACACTACTCCAGTTTGGTCTGAAGTTTTAGGTGTTTCAAAAATACCACCAATGTTTTTTACGACATGACCAATATAACGACGGTATTGTGTTACAATTTCGTTATATGATTCTGTTAGCATATCATAATCCTGAGCTTCCTCTTTGGTCCAATCTACCAAATTAGGAACAATACGCTTCAAATTTTTGATACCATATTCACTTGCCAGCATATTGTTATCGCCAAGGCATTCGCTTTGCGAACGAGGGTCGTAAGGATTAGTTTCAGTACCAAACCAGATTCTTGGATTTTTGGCATATTCCTGAATAAACTGCTTACTTAGTGCTTTCTGGTCGTCTTCGGCTGTTGCACCGTCCAAGGTTTGGTAGCCCCATTTAATCGCCCATGTATCGTATTCACCAATACGCGG
The DNA window shown above is from Flectobacillus major DSM 103 and carries:
- a CDS encoding DUF72 domain-containing protein, with the translated sequence MDFGKLSKYDVERVNFTLPSDNQYNQQVLQPVVAQKPKVFVGCPVWANRDWNGKIYPFSAKNHELLGLYSKQFNTIELNVTHYQIPTEETIERWKWESNEKFTFCPKFPQIISHDKLLQNCDALTEAFCNSILALGPKLGSSFLQLAPQFGPKQLPILEKYLQKLPENLPVSVEFRHEDWFKYPNIWQETLAMLNHYHKGTVITDVAGRRDVCHQSLSNSVAMIRWVGNEHPSDYKRIDEWVLRLKQWFEQGLSSLYLFVHICENNIAPEMANYWISQLNIHCNLSIIPPKFLPKVEQMSLF